The Malus domestica chromosome 06, GDT2T_hap1 genome has a segment encoding these proteins:
- the LOC139197168 gene encoding scopoletin glucosyltransferase-like isoform X2 — MANEIWIVPFFGQGHLFPLMELCKQIASRDFKSVFVISSNFSSSVPSSLRQHPLVQIAEIPESIPSSDPSTPPQPTPPPLHRHHDQHNQMAIGLEKLLSTRCQGSDSAPPVCAVLDVMMGWTAEVFKKFEIPTVAFFTSGACSAAMEYAMWKAQPLDIKSDETRLLDGLPEEMALTLSDVKRQSRGPPPHGHGGGPPTGPGAGFPPPPGHGGGSITGPAAGFPPQPSQGVGGFPPFGPNAGMPLPGQDAVGFPPFGPGHGMPPPDPPLNGPGPGRRGPPQPGGKPPWTEDADRSIALMINTCDDLERPFLKYIADQIGKPVWGVGPLLPEQYWKSAGSILHDREFRTSTRRSNITEDEVVEWLDSKPSGSVLYVSFGSEVGPTVEEYKVLAEALESSTQPFIWVVQSGSGRPPGPPRASSEGEEGYYPHGMEARVGKRGLIIHGWAPQLLILSHPSTGGFLSHCGWNSTVEAIGRGVPILAWPIRGDQHHDAKLVANFLKVGYHIPIPPDEKILIKKEDIVKGIEMLISDEDMKRRALELSEKFEHGFPTSSVAALDAFRDFVAQKPKAASS; from the exons ATGGCGAATGagatatggatcgttccttttTTTGGGCAGGGACATCTCTTCCCGCTAATGGAGCTCTGCAAGCAAATAGCCTCCCGAGACTTCAAATCCGTTTTCGTTATTTCttccaacttctcctcctccgTCCCCTCTTCCCTCCGCCAACACCCTCTTGTCCAAATCGCCGAAATCCCTGAATCAATCCCATCCTCTGATCCTTCAACGCCGCCTCAGCCAACTCCTCCGCCGCTCCACCGCCACCACGATCAGCACAACCAGATGGCTATCGGTCTTGAGAAACTCCTCTCGACCCGATGCCAGGGTTCGGATTCTGCGCCGCCCGTATGTGCCGTGCTTGACGTCATGATGGGCTGGACTGCCGAAGTTTTTAAGAAATTTGAAATTCCAACCGTAGCTTTCTTCACCTCTGGTGCTTGCTCTGCCGCCATGGAGTATGCCATGTGGAAGGCTCAGCCCTTGGATATCAAATCCGACGAGACCCGTTTGCTCGACGGGTTACCCGAGGAAATGGCTCTCACTCTATCTGATGTTAAACGACAGTCTCGCGGACCACCGCCACACGGTCATGGTGGCGGCCCACCAACAGGGCCAGGTGCAGGTTTTCCTCCGCCACCCGGTCATGGTGGCGGCTCAATAACAGGGCCAGCTGCAGGTTTTCCTCCGCAACCGAGCCAAGGTGTAGGTGGCTTTCCTCCATTTGGCCCAAATGCAGGTATGCCTCTGCCGGGCCAAGATGCAGTTGGTTTTCCTCCATTTGGACCGGGGCACGGTATGCCTCCACCCGACCCGCCTCTTAATGGACCTGGCCCGGGAAGAAGGGGCCCTCCGCAACCAGGAGGTAAACCACCGTGGACAGAAGATGCTGACCGATCTATTGCGTTGATGATCAATACGTGTGATGATCTGGAGCGTCCATTCCTTAAGTACATTGCGGATCAAATTGGAAAACCAGTCTGGGGAGTTGGCCCGCTTTTGCccgaacaatactggaaatcggCCGGTTCAATTCTCCACGACCGCGAGTTCCGAACCAGCACCCGACGGTCAAACATAACCGAAGACGAGGTGGTCGAGTGGCTAGACTCGAAGCCGTCCGGATCAGTACTCTACGTGTCATTCGGCAGCGAGGTGGGACCTACGGTGGAGGAGTACAAAGTATTGGCTGAGGCATTGGAATCATCCACCCAGCCTTTCATATGGGTGGTCCAATCCGGTTCGGGTAGACCGCCGGGTCCTC CGCGGGCCAGTTCGGAAGGTGAAGAAGGATACTATCCACACGGAATGGAGGCTCGAGTGGGGAAAAGAGGTTTGATAATACACGGATGGGCCCCACAGCTGCTCATCCTAAGCCATCCATCAACGGGTGGATTTTTATCACATTGTGGATGGAATTCAACAGTGGAGGCAATCGGACGTGGGGTCCCGATCCTAGCGTGGCCAATCAGAGGGGATCAACACCACGATGCCAAATTGGTGGCGAACTTTCTGAAAGTAGGGTATCATATCCCTATTCCTCctgatgagaaaatattaattaaGAAGGAAGATATAGTGAAGGGAATCGAGATGCTGATAAGTGACGAAGACATGAAACGACGAGCTTTGGAGCTGAGTGAGAAATTTGAGCATGGATTTCCAACAAGTTCGGTTGCTGCTTTGGATGCTTTTAGAGATTTTGTTGCCCAAAAGCCAAAAGCAGCTTCTTCGTGA
- the LOC139197168 gene encoding scopoletin glucosyltransferase-like isoform X3: MANEIWIVPFFGQGHLFPLMELCKQIASRDFKSVFVISSNFSSSVPSSLRQHPLVQIAEIPESIPSSDPSTPPQPTPPPLHRHHDQHNQMAIGLEKLLSTRCQGSDSAPPVCAVLDVMMGWTAEVFKKFEIPTVAFFTSGACSAAMEYAMWKAQPLDIKSDETRLLDGLPEEMALTLSDVKRQSRGPPPHGHGGGPPTGPGAGFPPQPSQGVGGFPPFGPNAGMPLPGQDAVGFPPFGPGHGMPPPDPPLNGPGPGRRGPPQPGGKPPWTEDADRSIALMINTCDDLERPFLKYIADQIGKPVWGVGPLLPEQYWKSAGSILHDREFRTSTRRSNITEDEVVEWLDSKPSGSVLYVSFGSEVGPTVEEYKVLAEALESSTQPFIWVVQSGSGRPPGPPRGGSDRPQGLSRASSEGEEGYYPHGMEARVGKRGLIIHGWAPQLLILSHPSTGGFLSHCGWNSTVEAIGRGVPILAWPIRGDQHHDAKLVANFLKVGYHIPIPPDEKILIKKEDIVKGIEMLISDEDMKRRALELSEKFEHGFPTSSVAALDAFRDFVAQKPKAASS, encoded by the exons ATGGCGAATGagatatggatcgttccttttTTTGGGCAGGGACATCTCTTCCCGCTAATGGAGCTCTGCAAGCAAATAGCCTCCCGAGACTTCAAATCCGTTTTCGTTATTTCttccaacttctcctcctccgTCCCCTCTTCCCTCCGCCAACACCCTCTTGTCCAAATCGCCGAAATCCCTGAATCAATCCCATCCTCTGATCCTTCAACGCCGCCTCAGCCAACTCCTCCGCCGCTCCACCGCCACCACGATCAGCACAACCAGATGGCTATCGGTCTTGAGAAACTCCTCTCGACCCGATGCCAGGGTTCGGATTCTGCGCCGCCCGTATGTGCCGTGCTTGACGTCATGATGGGCTGGACTGCCGAAGTTTTTAAGAAATTTGAAATTCCAACCGTAGCTTTCTTCACCTCTGGTGCTTGCTCTGCCGCCATGGAGTATGCCATGTGGAAGGCTCAGCCCTTGGATATCAAATCCGACGAGACCCGTTTGCTCGACGGGTTACCCGAGGAAATGGCTCTCACTCTATCTGATGTTAAACGACAGTCTCGCGGACCACCGCCACACGGTCATGGTGGCGGCCCACCAACAGGGCCAGGTGCAG GTTTTCCTCCGCAACCGAGCCAAGGTGTAGGTGGCTTTCCTCCATTTGGCCCAAATGCAGGTATGCCTCTGCCGGGCCAAGATGCAGTTGGTTTTCCTCCATTTGGACCGGGGCACGGTATGCCTCCACCCGACCCGCCTCTTAATGGACCTGGCCCGGGAAGAAGGGGCCCTCCGCAACCAGGAGGTAAACCACCGTGGACAGAAGATGCTGACCGATCTATTGCGTTGATGATCAATACGTGTGATGATCTGGAGCGTCCATTCCTTAAGTACATTGCGGATCAAATTGGAAAACCAGTCTGGGGAGTTGGCCCGCTTTTGCccgaacaatactggaaatcggCCGGTTCAATTCTCCACGACCGCGAGTTCCGAACCAGCACCCGACGGTCAAACATAACCGAAGACGAGGTGGTCGAGTGGCTAGACTCGAAGCCGTCCGGATCAGTACTCTACGTGTCATTCGGCAGCGAGGTGGGACCTACGGTGGAGGAGTACAAAGTATTGGCTGAGGCATTGGAATCATCCACCCAGCCTTTCATATGGGTGGTCCAATCCGGTTCGGGTAGACCGCCGGGTCCTCCGCGGGGCGGTTCAGACAGACCGCAAGGTCTCTCGCGGGCCAGTTCGGAAGGTGAAGAAGGATACTATCCACACGGAATGGAGGCTCGAGTGGGGAAAAGAGGTTTGATAATACACGGATGGGCCCCACAGCTGCTCATCCTAAGCCATCCATCAACGGGTGGATTTTTATCACATTGTGGATGGAATTCAACAGTGGAGGCAATCGGACGTGGGGTCCCGATCCTAGCGTGGCCAATCAGAGGGGATCAACACCACGATGCCAAATTGGTGGCGAACTTTCTGAAAGTAGGGTATCATATCCCTATTCCTCctgatgagaaaatattaattaaGAAGGAAGATATAGTGAAGGGAATCGAGATGCTGATAAGTGACGAAGACATGAAACGACGAGCTTTGGAGCTGAGTGAGAAATTTGAGCATGGATTTCCAACAAGTTCGGTTGCTGCTTTGGATGCTTTTAGAGATTTTGTTGCCCAAAAGCCAAAAGCAGCTTCTTCGTGA
- the LOC139197168 gene encoding scopoletin glucosyltransferase-like isoform X1 gives MANEIWIVPFFGQGHLFPLMELCKQIASRDFKSVFVISSNFSSSVPSSLRQHPLVQIAEIPESIPSSDPSTPPQPTPPPLHRHHDQHNQMAIGLEKLLSTRCQGSDSAPPVCAVLDVMMGWTAEVFKKFEIPTVAFFTSGACSAAMEYAMWKAQPLDIKSDETRLLDGLPEEMALTLSDVKRQSRGPPPHGHGGGPPTGPGAGFPPPPGHGGGSITGPAAGFPPQPSQGVGGFPPFGPNAGMPLPGQDAVGFPPFGPGHGMPPPDPPLNGPGPGRRGPPQPGGKPPWTEDADRSIALMINTCDDLERPFLKYIADQIGKPVWGVGPLLPEQYWKSAGSILHDREFRTSTRRSNITEDEVVEWLDSKPSGSVLYVSFGSEVGPTVEEYKVLAEALESSTQPFIWVVQSGSGRPPGPPRGGSDRPQGLSRASSEGEEGYYPHGMEARVGKRGLIIHGWAPQLLILSHPSTGGFLSHCGWNSTVEAIGRGVPILAWPIRGDQHHDAKLVANFLKVGYHIPIPPDEKILIKKEDIVKGIEMLISDEDMKRRALELSEKFEHGFPTSSVAALDAFRDFVAQKPKAASS, from the coding sequence ATGGCGAATGagatatggatcgttccttttTTTGGGCAGGGACATCTCTTCCCGCTAATGGAGCTCTGCAAGCAAATAGCCTCCCGAGACTTCAAATCCGTTTTCGTTATTTCttccaacttctcctcctccgTCCCCTCTTCCCTCCGCCAACACCCTCTTGTCCAAATCGCCGAAATCCCTGAATCAATCCCATCCTCTGATCCTTCAACGCCGCCTCAGCCAACTCCTCCGCCGCTCCACCGCCACCACGATCAGCACAACCAGATGGCTATCGGTCTTGAGAAACTCCTCTCGACCCGATGCCAGGGTTCGGATTCTGCGCCGCCCGTATGTGCCGTGCTTGACGTCATGATGGGCTGGACTGCCGAAGTTTTTAAGAAATTTGAAATTCCAACCGTAGCTTTCTTCACCTCTGGTGCTTGCTCTGCCGCCATGGAGTATGCCATGTGGAAGGCTCAGCCCTTGGATATCAAATCCGACGAGACCCGTTTGCTCGACGGGTTACCCGAGGAAATGGCTCTCACTCTATCTGATGTTAAACGACAGTCTCGCGGACCACCGCCACACGGTCATGGTGGCGGCCCACCAACAGGGCCAGGTGCAGGTTTTCCTCCGCCACCCGGTCATGGTGGCGGCTCAATAACAGGGCCAGCTGCAGGTTTTCCTCCGCAACCGAGCCAAGGTGTAGGTGGCTTTCCTCCATTTGGCCCAAATGCAGGTATGCCTCTGCCGGGCCAAGATGCAGTTGGTTTTCCTCCATTTGGACCGGGGCACGGTATGCCTCCACCCGACCCGCCTCTTAATGGACCTGGCCCGGGAAGAAGGGGCCCTCCGCAACCAGGAGGTAAACCACCGTGGACAGAAGATGCTGACCGATCTATTGCGTTGATGATCAATACGTGTGATGATCTGGAGCGTCCATTCCTTAAGTACATTGCGGATCAAATTGGAAAACCAGTCTGGGGAGTTGGCCCGCTTTTGCccgaacaatactggaaatcggCCGGTTCAATTCTCCACGACCGCGAGTTCCGAACCAGCACCCGACGGTCAAACATAACCGAAGACGAGGTGGTCGAGTGGCTAGACTCGAAGCCGTCCGGATCAGTACTCTACGTGTCATTCGGCAGCGAGGTGGGACCTACGGTGGAGGAGTACAAAGTATTGGCTGAGGCATTGGAATCATCCACCCAGCCTTTCATATGGGTGGTCCAATCCGGTTCGGGTAGACCGCCGGGTCCTCCGCGGGGCGGTTCAGACAGACCGCAAGGTCTCTCGCGGGCCAGTTCGGAAGGTGAAGAAGGATACTATCCACACGGAATGGAGGCTCGAGTGGGGAAAAGAGGTTTGATAATACACGGATGGGCCCCACAGCTGCTCATCCTAAGCCATCCATCAACGGGTGGATTTTTATCACATTGTGGATGGAATTCAACAGTGGAGGCAATCGGACGTGGGGTCCCGATCCTAGCGTGGCCAATCAGAGGGGATCAACACCACGATGCCAAATTGGTGGCGAACTTTCTGAAAGTAGGGTATCATATCCCTATTCCTCctgatgagaaaatattaattaaGAAGGAAGATATAGTGAAGGGAATCGAGATGCTGATAAGTGACGAAGACATGAAACGACGAGCTTTGGAGCTGAGTGAGAAATTTGAGCATGGATTTCCAACAAGTTCGGTTGCTGCTTTGGATGCTTTTAGAGATTTTGTTGCCCAAAAGCCAAAAGCAGCTTCTTCGTGA